The following are from one region of the Magallana gigas chromosome 6, xbMagGiga1.1, whole genome shotgun sequence genome:
- the LOC105326171 gene encoding transcription factor IIIB 90 kDa subunit isoform X2, producing the protein MSSTGVCTHCGCTEIDKDPARGDAVCTNCGSVLEDQIIVSEIQFEEHATGASSVIGQFVSTDGSKSHSLGISFPHGMKKESRTVTFDNGRKRIQQLGVQLKLNQHCIDTAFNFFKMAVNRRMTQGRKTTHVIAACLYIVCRTEGTPHMLLDFSDQLQINVYSLGKTYLQLSRALCINIPAIDPCLYIPRFAHKLEFGEKTHEVSMTALRLVSRMKRDWMHTGRRPSGLCGAALLVAARMHDFSRSVKDLIKIVKVCDSTIRKRLTEFKNTPSSQLTIEEFQTIDLEEEQDPPSFTEGKAKAQKAKQLQIEQTMFPQIESEMSDLQKEIEKGLVPAKPRGIWASYANASNSPNISAENSRANSPDLSESGIKNASNFLEDETLKTCLNEVDLEKEKLVNEQEELKTERKPLQETIGMIDVVKKCVNEDEGESEKAEDGELDLTGIDDDELEKQFVLTEEEIELKTNLWMAENKDYLIALKEKEERLAKEREEEAKNPEKKKPKRTRKKRVPIQAASAEEAIYKVIHERKISNKINYDVLNDLKCQSGLQPATPVDSQPPPTPLQTEDLSEASRMVESNGSHIARDIKEPDRKKIKLEKMDFRDSKTESIGGDTSAVVVENGPVQYIENLKEEEADLEEEEELDDEDEPVSAAKLLGHHHQVQDYEDHDLYDDD; encoded by the exons ATGTCAAGCACTGGTGTTTGCACCCACTGTGGTTGTACAGAAATTGACAAGGACCCAGCTAGAGGAGATGCTGTCTGTACAAACTGTGGGTCTGTGTTGGAGGACCAGATCATTGTGTCAGAGATTCAGTTTGAGGAACATGCAACTGGGGCATCCTCAGTAATCGGGCAGTTTGTTTCCACTGATg GTTCAAAGTCCCACTCTTTAGGAATCAGTTTTCCTCATGGAATGAAAAAAGAATCAAGGACAGTGACATTTGACAAtg gTAGGAAAAGAATCCAGCAGTTGGGAGTCCAGTTAAAATTGAACCAGCACTGTATTGACACAGCTTTCAACTTTTTCAAGATGGCTGTCAACAGAAGAATGACACAGGGCAGAAAGACAACCCACGTTATAGCAGCCTGCCTGTACATCGTGTGTCGGACAGAGGGTACACCCC ATATGCTGCTAGATTTCAGCGACCAGCTCCAG ATCAATGTATACAGTCTGGGAAAAACCTATCTCCAGCTGTCCAGGGCTCTCTGTATCAACATTCCTGCCATAG ACCCCTGTCTTTACATTCCAAGATTTGCTCACAAGTTAGAGTTTGGGGAGAAGACTCATGAGGTTTCTATGACAGCACTTCGTCTTGTATCTCGAATGAAGCGGGACTGGATGCATACAGGTCGCCGTCCGTCTGGGCTTTGTGGAGCAG CTTTGCTGGTAGCAGCTAGAATGCATGATTTTTCCAGAAGTGTGAAGGATCtcataaaaattgtcaaagtgTGTGACAGTACCATAAGAAAAAG ATTGACAGAGTTCAAGAATACTCCATCCAGTCAGTTGACAATAGAGGAGTTTCAGACCATAGACTTAGAAGAGGAGCAGGATCCACCATCATTTACAGAGGGAAAGGCCAAGGCACAGAAAGCCAAACAATTAcag attgaaCAAACCATGTTTCCCCAAATTGAATCAGAAATGTCAGATCTGCAGAAAGAAATAGAGAAGGGCTTGGTACCCGCAAAGCCTCGTGGAATATGGGCTTCTTATGCAA ATGCCTCAAACTCACCAAACATTAGTGCAGAAAATTCTCGAGCCAATTCTCCTGATTTATCAGAGAGTGGAATAAAAAATGCCAGCAATTTCTTGGAGGATGAGACGTTAAAAACATGCCTTAATGAAGTTGATCTTGAGAAGGAAAAGTTGGTAAATGAACAGGAAGAGTTAAAGACTGAAAGGAAACCCCTGCAAGAAACCATTGGAATGATCGATGTTGTCAAGAAGTGTGTAAATGAAGACGAGGGGGAATCTG AAAAAGCAGAGGATGGTGAGCTGGACTTGACAGGGATCGATGATGATGAATTAGAGAAG CAATTTGTGCTGACAGAGGAAGAGATAGAACTAAAAACTAATTTGTGGATGGCAGAAAATAAGGATTATTTAATAGCTTTGAAAG AGAAAGAGGAAAGGCTTGCCAAGGAAAGAGAAGAAGAGGCTAAGAACCCAGAAAAGAAAAAG CCTAAAAGAACTCGGAAAAAGCGAGTGCCCATACAGGCAGCCTCGGCAGAGGAAGCTATTTATAAAGTCATTCATGAAAGAAAGATATCCAACAAGATCAACTATGACGTCCTAAATGATCTGAAGTGCCAGTCGGGCTTGCAGCCAGCCACTCCTGTGGATTCCCAGCCACCCCCTACACCCTTACAAACAGAAGATTTGTCCGAAGCTAGCAG gatgGTGGAAAGTAATGGAAGTCACATAGCAAGGGATATAAAG GAACCAGATAGAAAGAAGATAAAGCTGGAGAAGATGGACTTTAGGGATTCAAAAACAGAATCGATTGGAGGCGACACTTCTGCTGTGGTGGTGGAGAACGGACCCGTCCAATACATCGAGAATCTCAAAGAAG aagaagctGATCTGGAAGAGGAGGAGGAACTGGATGATGAAGATGAACCAGTCAGTGCAGCTAAACTTCTGGGTCATCATCACCAAGTTCAAG ACTATGAAGATCATGATCTATATGATGACGACTGA
- the LOC105326171 gene encoding transcription factor IIIB 90 kDa subunit isoform X1, with protein MVCFPTARRLYSDPCLYIPRFAHKLEFGEKTHEVSMTALRLVSRMKRDWMHTGRRPSGLCGAALLVAARMHDFSRSVKDLIKIVKVCDSTIRKRLTEFKNTPSSQLTIEEFQTIDLEEEQDPPSFTEGKAKAQKAKQLQIEQTMFPQIESEMSDLQKEIEKGLVPAKPRGIWASYANASNSPNISAENSRANSPDLSESGIKNASNFLEDETLKTCLNEVDLEKEKLVNEQEELKTERKPLQETIGMIDVVKKCVNEDEGESEKAEDGELDLTGIDDDELEKQFVLTEEEIELKTNLWMAENKDYLIALKEKEERLAKEREEEAKNPEKKKPKRTRKKRVPIQAASAEEAIYKVIHERKISNKINYDVLNDLKCQSGLQPATPVDSQPPPTPLQTEDLSEASRMVESNGSHIARDIKEPDRKKIKLEKMDFRDSKTESIGGDTSAVVVENGPVQYIENLKEEEADLEEEEELDDEDEPVSAAKLLGHHHQVQDYEDHDLYDDD; from the exons ATGGTGTGCTTCCCGACAGCCAGAAGATTATACAGTG ACCCCTGTCTTTACATTCCAAGATTTGCTCACAAGTTAGAGTTTGGGGAGAAGACTCATGAGGTTTCTATGACAGCACTTCGTCTTGTATCTCGAATGAAGCGGGACTGGATGCATACAGGTCGCCGTCCGTCTGGGCTTTGTGGAGCAG CTTTGCTGGTAGCAGCTAGAATGCATGATTTTTCCAGAAGTGTGAAGGATCtcataaaaattgtcaaagtgTGTGACAGTACCATAAGAAAAAG ATTGACAGAGTTCAAGAATACTCCATCCAGTCAGTTGACAATAGAGGAGTTTCAGACCATAGACTTAGAAGAGGAGCAGGATCCACCATCATTTACAGAGGGAAAGGCCAAGGCACAGAAAGCCAAACAATTAcag attgaaCAAACCATGTTTCCCCAAATTGAATCAGAAATGTCAGATCTGCAGAAAGAAATAGAGAAGGGCTTGGTACCCGCAAAGCCTCGTGGAATATGGGCTTCTTATGCAA ATGCCTCAAACTCACCAAACATTAGTGCAGAAAATTCTCGAGCCAATTCTCCTGATTTATCAGAGAGTGGAATAAAAAATGCCAGCAATTTCTTGGAGGATGAGACGTTAAAAACATGCCTTAATGAAGTTGATCTTGAGAAGGAAAAGTTGGTAAATGAACAGGAAGAGTTAAAGACTGAAAGGAAACCCCTGCAAGAAACCATTGGAATGATCGATGTTGTCAAGAAGTGTGTAAATGAAGACGAGGGGGAATCTG AAAAAGCAGAGGATGGTGAGCTGGACTTGACAGGGATCGATGATGATGAATTAGAGAAG CAATTTGTGCTGACAGAGGAAGAGATAGAACTAAAAACTAATTTGTGGATGGCAGAAAATAAGGATTATTTAATAGCTTTGAAAG AGAAAGAGGAAAGGCTTGCCAAGGAAAGAGAAGAAGAGGCTAAGAACCCAGAAAAGAAAAAG CCTAAAAGAACTCGGAAAAAGCGAGTGCCCATACAGGCAGCCTCGGCAGAGGAAGCTATTTATAAAGTCATTCATGAAAGAAAGATATCCAACAAGATCAACTATGACGTCCTAAATGATCTGAAGTGCCAGTCGGGCTTGCAGCCAGCCACTCCTGTGGATTCCCAGCCACCCCCTACACCCTTACAAACAGAAGATTTGTCCGAAGCTAGCAG gatgGTGGAAAGTAATGGAAGTCACATAGCAAGGGATATAAAG GAACCAGATAGAAAGAAGATAAAGCTGGAGAAGATGGACTTTAGGGATTCAAAAACAGAATCGATTGGAGGCGACACTTCTGCTGTGGTGGTGGAGAACGGACCCGTCCAATACATCGAGAATCTCAAAGAAG aagaagctGATCTGGAAGAGGAGGAGGAACTGGATGATGAAGATGAACCAGTCAGTGCAGCTAAACTTCTGGGTCATCATCACCAAGTTCAAG ACTATGAAGATCATGATCTATATGATGACGACTGA
- the LOC105326025 gene encoding BTB/POZ domain-containing protein 6-B, whose protein sequence is MDRSQKNEAKSSCLKQNREFSDDEINQEVPQNFVVGKLTNVQRPIRQKETSWQIPLSPPPQLPTAKVSEEFNWQATLPTVRERNAVMFNNQLMADVYFLVGSTPNQHRVPAHKYILATGSSVFFAMFYGGLANQEGDIEIPDVEPGAFMNLLRYIYCDDIQLEPDNVLATLYAAKKYIVPHLAKSCVRFLETSLSARNACILLSQGRLFEEQELMHRCWEVIDAQAEEALYSDSFSEIDINTLKTVLSRETLNAREISIFNAACKWAEAECNRSNLEPTPENKRKVLGDALYLIRMPSMGLDEYANGPSQSGILTLQEANDIFLHYLARNKPELKFTKKPRSGLTPFKCHRFQSSAYRSNQWRYRGRCDSIQFAVDTRIFVAGFGLYGSSNGAAEYQVKIELKKNGVILGHTNKKFFSDGSSNTFGVLFENPIQIEADTFYTASAVLDGVELSYFGQEGLTEIQCGKVTFQFQCSSDSTNGTGVQGGQIPEIIFYC, encoded by the exons atggACCGTTCCCAGAAAAACGAAGCAAAGAGCTCCTGTCTGAAACAAAACCGAGAGTTCTCTGATGATGAAATCAACCAAGAAGTGCCACAGAACTTTGTTGTTGGGAAATTGACAAATGTTCAGCGCCCAATTCGTCAAAAGGAAACATCCTGGCAAATACCTCTATCACCCCCTCCACAACTCCCTACAGCAAAGGTATCTGAAGAGTTCAACTGGCAAGCCACTCTACCAACGGTTAGAGAGAGAAATGCTGTTATGTTTAACAATCAACTTATGGCAGATGTTTACTTTCTGGTGGGATCAACTCCAAACCAGCACAGAGTTCCAGCACATAAATATATTCTTGCCACAGGCAGCTCGGTCTTCTTTGCCATGTTCTATGGGGGTCTAGCCAATCAGGAGGGAGATATTGAAATTCCAGATGTAGAACCGGGAGcatttatgaatttattaag ATACATCTACTGCGATGACATTCAGTTGGAACCAGACAATGTTCTAGCAACATTATATGCTGCTAAAAAGTATATTGTGCCACATTTGGCAAAATCATGTGTGCGTTTCCTTGAAACAAGTCTAAGTGCTCGGAATGCTTGCATTCTTTTGAGTCAAGGTAGATTGTTTGAGGAGCAAGAACTGATGCATCGGTGTTGGGAGGTCATCGATGCTCAAGCAGAAGAGGCCCTTTATTCTGACAGTTTCAGTGAAATTGACATAAATACACTAAAAACTGTCTTAAGCCGAGAAACCCTCAACGCACGggaaatatcaattttcaatGCTGCATGTAAGTGGGCAGAGGCTGAGTGCAATCGTTCAAACTTGGAACCCACTCCTGAAAATAAACGTAAAGTGTTAGGGGATGCTCTTTATCTCATCAGAATGCCTTCAATGGGCCTCGATGAGTACGCCAATGGACCGTCTCAGTCAGGTATATTGACACTTCAAGAGGCAAATGACATCTTTCTTCATTATTTAGCAAGGAATAAGCCAGAATTAAAGTTCACTAAGAAACCTAGATCTGGATTGACTCCATTCAAATGTCATCGCTTCCAGTCCTCAGCTTACAGAAGTAACCAATGGAGATACAGAGGGCGCTGTGATAGCATTCAATTTGCAGTTGACACTAGGATTTTTGTGGCAGGCTTTGGGTTGTATGGTTCCAGTAATGGTGCTGCAGAATATCAGGTCAAAATTGAACTGAAGAAAAATGGAGTTATTCTCGGTCACACGAACAAAAAATTCTTCTCCGACGGATCAAGTAATACGTTTGGAGTGTTGTTTGAAAATCCAATCCAGATTGAAGCGGACACATTTTACACTGCCAGTGCTGTGCTGGATGGAGTGGAACTGAGCTACTTTGGTCAGGAAGGGCTTACTGAAATCCAGTGCGGAAAGGTCACCTTTCAGTTCCAGTGTTCGTCTGACAGCACTAATGGTACAGGCGTACAAGGGGGCCAGATTccagaaattatattttactgcTAA
- the LOC105326251 gene encoding phospholipase DDHD1 isoform X2 has protein sequence MTSEFASLGDGIGSSRNTSSSRSSNDHRLYPSLFPSDDETEDDNTSEFSADSEARATPPLVRLKNPLFPKKEYVDKLRPEEIRWFYKQEGDKEWTPFIGYDSLRIECRNRALQTVEDEQEIDNDVILVRGGLYQVDVAKRKCTPVYWSGDLSDITQGLWFYEYNGQPLEDNFGVPIETEHVAKFMGHKIEEEHPSPQRSRPVLHRIKFTDFYIEWNSPNDTYLYSEAASSRFVRGFKKKLGMQKAGTRLLRGYKYEAVMDDKPADISHLVFVIHGIGQKMETGNIVKRAKELREKVSQMKAKHFCLIENTSQRAEFLPVEWRSSLKLDGDMVDLITPHKMRGMRSLLNNSAMDILYYTSPLYRSEITHSLQNELNRLFEMFCARNPYFQVNGGKVSIVAHSLGAVISYDIITGWNPIQLYDQFVNSVIEGEQQDSDSSEIKEEIHEARQKATAVESILKDVQEKHKQKCGPTLSFTIENMFCLGSPLAVFLALRGFRPQGKGTLDHIMPSSLCKRLFNIYHPYDPVAYRLEPLILKHYSTIMPLPIHRFDIKQKEPYNQMKTKAYAAFKPSAEKITDKVKWLKGKESEDMSAELKMLEKMEEDVQEIEKSIKERKEVLQEIDQTDLEYRIDYQLREASFSNSYISMLTSHTSYWTDRDVAFFVLSHIHPELQDL, from the exons ATGACGAGCGAGTTTGCATCGCTGGGTGATGGCATTGGAAGTTCTAGAAACACCTCTTCTTCGCGAAGTTCCAATGATCATAGGCTTTATCCGAGTTTGTTTCCTTCGGACGATGAGACAGAAGATGACAATACGAGTGAATTTTCAGCAGACAGTGAAGCAAGAGCAACTCCACCTTTAGTAAGATTAAAAAACCCGCTATTCCCTAAAAAAGAGTATGTTGACAAGTTGAGACCAGAGGAAATCCGGTGGTTCTACAAGCAAGAAGGAGATAAGGAATGGACACCATTTATTGGTTATGATTCTCTGAGAATAGAATGTAGAAACCGAGCGTTACAAACTGTCGAGGATGAACAAGAAATTGACAATGATGTTATACTGGTTCGCGGTGGCCTCTATCAAGTAGATGTTGCTAAAAGGAAGTGCACACCTGTGTATTGGTCAG GTGACTTATCAGACATCACACAGGGACTCTGGTTTTATGAATACAATGGACAGCCATTAGAAGATAACTTTGGAGTGCCAATAGAAACGGAACATGTTGCTAAATTTATGGGACACAAGATAGAGGAAGAGCACCCATCTCCACAAAGGTCAAGGCCAG ttctccATCGCATAAAATTTACTGACTTTTACATTGAGTGGAATTCTCCCAATGACACTTACCTGTACAGTGAGGCAGCCTCCTCGCGATTTGTCCGCGGCTTTAAGAAGAAACTTGGAATGCAAAAAG CTGGCACCAGGTTACTACGAGGCTACAAATATGAAGCAGTTATGGATGATAAGCCTGCCGACATTTCTCATCTTGTGTTTGTCATTCACGGCATTGGGCAGAAGATGGAAACCGGGAACATTGTCAAGAGAGCGAAAGA attGAGAGAGAAAGTATCACAGATGAAAGCCAAGCATTTTTGTTTGATTGAGAATACTTCACAGAGGGCTGAGTTTTTACCTGTGGAGTGGAGATCTAGCTTAAAACTAGATGGAG ACATGGTGGATTTGATAACACCACACAAGATGAGAGGAATGCGGTCCCTTCTCAACAACAGTGCAATGGACATTTTGTATTATACCAGTCCCCTGTACAGATCAGAG ATAACCCACAGTTTACAGAATGAACTGAATCGACTGTTTGAGATGTTTTGTGCCAGAAATCCTTACTTCCAGGTCAATGGAGGTAAAGTCTCCATTGTGGCCCACTCTCTAG GTGCTGTGATTTCCTATGACATCATCACTGGCTGGAATCCTATTCAGCTCTATGATCAGTTTGTCAACTCTGTTATT GAAGGTGAGCAACAAGACTCCGATTCCAGTGAAATCAAGGAAGAAATACACGAGGCCAGGCAAAA GGCCACTGCAGTTGAATCCATTCTCAAAGATGTTCAAGAGAAGcataaacaaaaatgtggaCCTACACTTTCTTTCACG ATAGAGAACATGTTTTGCCTGGGATCTCCTCTGGCGGTGTTCCTGGCTTTGAGAGGATTCCGACCTCAGGGAAAGGGAACCCTAGATCACATAATGCCTTCCAGTCTCTGTAAACGCCTCTTCAATATATATCATCCATATGATCCTGTT GCTTATCGACTTGAACCTCTCATTCTGAAGCACTACTCTACCATCATGCCTCTGCCAATTCACCGCTTTGACATCAAGCAGAAAGAACCCTACAACCAGATGAAAACCAAAGCCTACGCAGCGTTTAAACCGTCAGCAGAAAAAATCACAGACAAAG TTAAATGGTTGAAAGGGAAAGAATCAGAAGATATGTCTGCTGAGCTAAAGATGCTGGAAAAAATGGAAGAAGATGTGCAGGAAATCGAAAAATCCATCAAAGAGCGCAAAGAGGTTCTTCAAGAAATTGACCAAACAG ATTTGGAGTACAGAATAGATTATCAGTTGAGGGAAGCCAGTTTCTCCAACAGCTACATCTCCATGCTGACCTCCCACACCTCGTACTGGACGGATAGAGACGTGGCTTTCTTTGTTCTGTCGCACATTCATCCAGAACTTCAGGATTTATGA
- the LOC105326251 gene encoding phospholipase DDHD1 isoform X1, which translates to MTSEFASLGDGIGSSRNTSSSRSSNDHRLYPSLFPSDDETEDDNTSEFSADSEARATPPLVRLKNPLFPKKEYVDKLRPEEIRWFYKQEGDKEWTPFIGYDSLRIECRNRALQTVEDEQEIDNDVILVRGGLYQVDVAKRKCTPVYWSGDLSDITQGLWFYEYNGQPLEDNFGVPIETEHVAKFMGHKIEEEHPSPQRSRPVLHRIKFTDFYIEWNSPNDTYLYSEAASSRFVRGFKKKLGMQKAGTRLLRGYKYEAVMDDKPADISHLVFVIHGIGQKMETGNIVKRAKELREKVSQMKAKHFCLIENTSQRAEFLPVEWRSSLKLDGDMVDLITPHKMRGMRSLLNNSAMDILYYTSPLYRSEITHSLQNELNRLFEMFCARNPYFQVNGGKVSIVAHSLGAVISYDIITGWNPIQLYDQFVNSVIEGEQQDSDSSEIKEEIHEARQKATAVESILKDVQEKHKQKCGPTLSFTIENMFCLGSPLAVFLALRGFRPQGKGTLDHIMPSSLCKRLFNIYHPYDPVAYRLEPLILKHYSTIMPLPIHRFDIKQKEPYNQMKTKAYAAFKPSAEKITDKGDPVEGADNTDSSPQHSRDSSPSRNQGFSVFKWLKGKESEDMSAELKMLEKMEEDVQEIEKSIKERKEVLQEIDQTDLEYRIDYQLREASFSNSYISMLTSHTSYWTDRDVAFFVLSHIHPELQDL; encoded by the exons ATGACGAGCGAGTTTGCATCGCTGGGTGATGGCATTGGAAGTTCTAGAAACACCTCTTCTTCGCGAAGTTCCAATGATCATAGGCTTTATCCGAGTTTGTTTCCTTCGGACGATGAGACAGAAGATGACAATACGAGTGAATTTTCAGCAGACAGTGAAGCAAGAGCAACTCCACCTTTAGTAAGATTAAAAAACCCGCTATTCCCTAAAAAAGAGTATGTTGACAAGTTGAGACCAGAGGAAATCCGGTGGTTCTACAAGCAAGAAGGAGATAAGGAATGGACACCATTTATTGGTTATGATTCTCTGAGAATAGAATGTAGAAACCGAGCGTTACAAACTGTCGAGGATGAACAAGAAATTGACAATGATGTTATACTGGTTCGCGGTGGCCTCTATCAAGTAGATGTTGCTAAAAGGAAGTGCACACCTGTGTATTGGTCAG GTGACTTATCAGACATCACACAGGGACTCTGGTTTTATGAATACAATGGACAGCCATTAGAAGATAACTTTGGAGTGCCAATAGAAACGGAACATGTTGCTAAATTTATGGGACACAAGATAGAGGAAGAGCACCCATCTCCACAAAGGTCAAGGCCAG ttctccATCGCATAAAATTTACTGACTTTTACATTGAGTGGAATTCTCCCAATGACACTTACCTGTACAGTGAGGCAGCCTCCTCGCGATTTGTCCGCGGCTTTAAGAAGAAACTTGGAATGCAAAAAG CTGGCACCAGGTTACTACGAGGCTACAAATATGAAGCAGTTATGGATGATAAGCCTGCCGACATTTCTCATCTTGTGTTTGTCATTCACGGCATTGGGCAGAAGATGGAAACCGGGAACATTGTCAAGAGAGCGAAAGA attGAGAGAGAAAGTATCACAGATGAAAGCCAAGCATTTTTGTTTGATTGAGAATACTTCACAGAGGGCTGAGTTTTTACCTGTGGAGTGGAGATCTAGCTTAAAACTAGATGGAG ACATGGTGGATTTGATAACACCACACAAGATGAGAGGAATGCGGTCCCTTCTCAACAACAGTGCAATGGACATTTTGTATTATACCAGTCCCCTGTACAGATCAGAG ATAACCCACAGTTTACAGAATGAACTGAATCGACTGTTTGAGATGTTTTGTGCCAGAAATCCTTACTTCCAGGTCAATGGAGGTAAAGTCTCCATTGTGGCCCACTCTCTAG GTGCTGTGATTTCCTATGACATCATCACTGGCTGGAATCCTATTCAGCTCTATGATCAGTTTGTCAACTCTGTTATT GAAGGTGAGCAACAAGACTCCGATTCCAGTGAAATCAAGGAAGAAATACACGAGGCCAGGCAAAA GGCCACTGCAGTTGAATCCATTCTCAAAGATGTTCAAGAGAAGcataaacaaaaatgtggaCCTACACTTTCTTTCACG ATAGAGAACATGTTTTGCCTGGGATCTCCTCTGGCGGTGTTCCTGGCTTTGAGAGGATTCCGACCTCAGGGAAAGGGAACCCTAGATCACATAATGCCTTCCAGTCTCTGTAAACGCCTCTTCAATATATATCATCCATATGATCCTGTT GCTTATCGACTTGAACCTCTCATTCTGAAGCACTACTCTACCATCATGCCTCTGCCAATTCACCGCTTTGACATCAAGCAGAAAGAACCCTACAACCAGATGAAAACCAAAGCCTACGCAGCGTTTAAACCGTCAGCAGAAAAAATCACAGACAAAGGTGATCCTGTAGAGGGCGCTGATAACACTGACTCTTCTCCACAGCATAGTCGCGACTCTTCACCCTCTCGTAACCAAGGCTTTTCTGTTT TTAAATGGTTGAAAGGGAAAGAATCAGAAGATATGTCTGCTGAGCTAAAGATGCTGGAAAAAATGGAAGAAGATGTGCAGGAAATCGAAAAATCCATCAAAGAGCGCAAAGAGGTTCTTCAAGAAATTGACCAAACAG ATTTGGAGTACAGAATAGATTATCAGTTGAGGGAAGCCAGTTTCTCCAACAGCTACATCTCCATGCTGACCTCCCACACCTCGTACTGGACGGATAGAGACGTGGCTTTCTTTGTTCTGTCGCACATTCATCCAGAACTTCAGGATTTATGA